A stretch of Pseudorhodobacter turbinis DNA encodes these proteins:
- a CDS encoding FadR/GntR family transcriptional regulator, which translates to MSAMQQQKHDRSLSDLVYEKILALIASGETSLGSRLPTESALCEKFSVSRPVLRQALKQLREDGAIVSRQGSGSFVVRRPEGAVFGFAPVGSIADIQRTFEFRAAIESEAAYLAAQRRTDAELASMRSLLAELDRCTSEGKLGVTTDEAFHELICSASGNPYFTVARTSIKGNILTGLNLTRNLSLTKPQERLDMVQREHYQIFEAIEQKDPNSARAAMRAHVENARKRVFEG; encoded by the coding sequence ATGAGCGCGATGCAGCAGCAAAAACATGACCGCTCTCTTTCCGATCTGGTCTATGAGAAAATCCTGGCACTGATTGCCAGCGGGGAGACATCTCTCGGCTCCAGACTTCCGACCGAAAGCGCGTTATGCGAAAAGTTCTCGGTCTCTCGTCCTGTGCTGCGGCAGGCGCTTAAACAATTGCGCGAGGACGGGGCGATCGTATCGCGGCAGGGGTCGGGATCATTTGTTGTGCGCCGGCCCGAAGGTGCTGTCTTTGGCTTTGCGCCGGTCGGGTCGATTGCCGATATCCAGCGAACATTTGAATTTCGCGCCGCCATTGAATCAGAGGCGGCCTATCTTGCAGCGCAACGGCGGACAGATGCAGAACTGGCCTCGATGCGGTCCCTGCTGGCGGAACTTGACCGCTGCACCAGCGAGGGGAAATTGGGCGTCACGACCGATGAGGCCTTTCATGAGCTGATCTGCAGCGCATCGGGAAACCCCTATTTTACGGTCGCGCGCACCTCTATCAAAGGGAACATCCTGACCGGGCTGAACCTGACCCGAAACCTGTCGCTTACCAAACCCCAGGAACGGTTGGATATGGTCCAGCGTGAACACTACCAAATCTTTGAAGCCATCGAGCAAAAAGACCCAAACTCGGCACGGGCGGCCATGCGCGCCCATGTCGAGAATGCCCGAAAACGGGTGTTTGAGGGGTAA
- a CDS encoding GntR family transcriptional regulator, with amino-acid sequence MNKHTAKAPKWDGRTGVDEVANHLYDDIISLRLLPGTKMSEVEIASRFGVSRQPVREAFSRLANLDLLLIRPQKATEVKRFSTQAIEKSRFIRAAVEAEVLRRAARLCDKEGAAALDASLEQQRALLTTGEYGDFSALDYQFHALLCEIAGVEYAFEVICSEKAKVDRLCVLGLSKEDRMPELIEDHARIVAMIKAHDAEKAVAEGMLHLSRLDSTIEHIKTNNAHFFDDIDTVP; translated from the coding sequence ATGAATAAGCATACGGCAAAAGCACCAAAGTGGGATGGGCGTACCGGCGTGGATGAGGTGGCAAACCACCTTTACGACGATATCATTTCGCTGCGCCTGCTTCCGGGAACCAAGATGTCAGAGGTTGAGATCGCTTCGCGTTTCGGCGTGTCACGGCAACCTGTCCGAGAGGCGTTTAGCCGTCTTGCGAACCTTGACCTGTTGCTGATCCGGCCACAAAAAGCCACCGAGGTAAAGCGGTTTTCCACGCAGGCCATTGAAAAATCACGTTTTATTCGTGCAGCGGTAGAGGCAGAGGTTCTGCGCCGTGCCGCCCGGCTATGCGACAAAGAAGGTGCGGCGGCACTTGATGCCAGCCTTGAGCAGCAGCGAGCCTTGCTGACAACCGGCGAATACGGGGATTTCAGCGCGCTTGATTATCAGTTCCACGCGTTGCTGTGTGAAATTGCCGGTGTCGAATATGCTTTTGAGGTGATCTGTTCGGAAAAGGCAAAGGTAGATCGTCTTTGCGTTTTGGGCCTGTCCAAAGAGGACCGGATGCCTGAGCTGATCGAGGATCACGCACGGATTGTCGCGATGATCAAGGCGCATGACGCCGAAAAAGCGGTTGCGGAAGGGATGCTGCACCTTAGCCGTCTTGATTCCACGATCGAACATATCAAGACCAACAACGCCCATTTCTTTGATGATATAGACACTGTGCCATGA
- a CDS encoding LysR substrate-binding domain-containing protein, producing the protein MTTRLPPLNSLRVFSVVMKQGSYRAAAEVLLVSPQAVSQQIKLLEDMLQVELFHRKGRVIEPTEPAIVLSHYVRAGFDEFSNGVRRVTNASDRNRININVSPYFATRYLMERLEHFREREPTADLRLTTMVKLPEFDSDEVDVSIQWGFGEWKDLEVTLLVQDPKIICCAPELADKVETPEDLQNHTLLHPVVGRIHWQRVLSHLGVPDATAKGEIEFQDAATLRRATIARLGIGLISRIDALDDLRSGKLVAPLGRDALNDMPEGDVAGFYLVLPKAHKRIKAVAAFCDWITAENWVALNKAN; encoded by the coding sequence ATGACGACCCGCCTGCCACCACTGAACTCCTTGCGGGTTTTCTCTGTGGTGATGAAACAGGGCAGCTACCGCGCGGCGGCCGAAGTTCTTTTGGTTTCTCCCCAAGCGGTTAGCCAGCAGATCAAGTTATTGGAAGATATGCTTCAGGTGGAGCTGTTTCACCGAAAAGGCCGGGTGATAGAACCGACCGAGCCTGCGATTGTGCTTTCGCATTATGTGCGGGCCGGCTTTGACGAATTTTCCAATGGTGTGCGGCGGGTTACAAATGCCAGCGACCGGAACCGGATAAACATCAATGTCAGCCCCTATTTCGCAACCCGCTATCTGATGGAACGGCTGGAACATTTCCGCGAGAGGGAGCCCACCGCCGACCTGCGCCTGACGACCATGGTGAAACTGCCGGAATTCGACAGTGACGAGGTTGATGTCTCTATCCAATGGGGTTTTGGCGAATGGAAGGATCTGGAGGTGACGCTTCTGGTGCAGGATCCCAAGATTATCTGTTGTGCGCCAGAGCTTGCCGATAAGGTGGAAACGCCGGAAGATCTGCAAAACCACACCCTGCTTCATCCGGTGGTGGGGCGCATTCATTGGCAGCGGGTGCTGTCCCATTTGGGTGTTCCGGATGCGACGGCCAAGGGCGAGATTGAGTTTCAGGATGCGGCGACCTTGCGGCGCGCGACGATTGCGCGGTTGGGAATTGGTCTAATCTCGCGGATTGATGCGCTGGATGATCTGAGGTCGGGCAAGCTGGTTGCCCCCCTTGGCCGTGACGCCCTGAACGATATGCCCGAGGGCGATGTCGCGGGTTTTTACCTCGTGCTTCCCAAGGCCCACAAACGAATCAAGGCCGTTGCCGCCTTTTGTGACTGGATCACAGCCGAAAACTGGGTCGCTTTGAACAAGGCAAACTGA
- a CDS encoding SDR family NAD(P)-dependent oxidoreductase, with protein MKLQGKTVIVTGGGRDIGRACALRLAGEGANVAINYFASADSAQATVDEITAAGGKAIAVQGDLCKSEGVDALVSATVEAFGSIDILVNNAGGLIARKSISEMSVEHWLAVMDLNVTSTFMMTKAVLAHMKSGAIVNIASQAGRDGGGGGAMAYGAAKGAIMTMTRGLAKELGPDIRVNALCPGMIDTDFHNIFTKPEVRKNVEAATPLKRQGLPEDVANMVYFLASDESSFVTGANFDINGGTLFS; from the coding sequence TTGAAACTACAAGGCAAGACAGTGATCGTAACTGGCGGTGGCCGTGATATCGGGCGCGCTTGTGCCCTTCGTTTGGCCGGTGAAGGCGCGAATGTCGCGATAAACTATTTTGCCAGTGCCGACAGCGCCCAGGCGACGGTTGATGAAATCACCGCAGCGGGCGGCAAGGCCATCGCGGTGCAGGGTGATCTTTGTAAATCCGAGGGTGTGGACGCATTGGTTTCGGCCACGGTCGAGGCGTTCGGAAGCATCGATATTCTGGTGAATAACGCCGGTGGTTTGATCGCTCGCAAGTCTATCTCCGAGATGTCTGTGGAACATTGGTTGGCCGTAATGGACCTGAATGTGACCAGCACTTTCATGATGACCAAGGCCGTGCTTGCACACATGAAGTCCGGCGCTATCGTGAATATTGCAAGCCAGGCTGGCCGTGATGGCGGCGGTGGCGGTGCTATGGCCTACGGTGCGGCAAAGGGTGCAATCATGACGATGACCCGTGGTTTGGCAAAGGAACTCGGGCCGGATATTCGAGTGAACGCGCTTTGCCCCGGTATGATCGATACCGACTTCCACAATATTTTCACCAAACCCGAAGTTCGCAAGAACGTAGAGGCCGCGACGCCCCTCAAACGGCAGGGGTTGCCTGAGGATGTGGCGAATATGGTTTATTTTCTGGCCAGCGACGAATCATCTTTTGTGACCGGAGCGAACTTCGACATCAACGGCGGGACGCTCTTTAGTTAA
- a CDS encoding TRAP transporter substrate-binding protein: MTSFKSTTKMVLGAVCATALTLGMANAEAITLRGASMFDEDHTFTKTFRKFEELVQENYDGEVIFDLRLNSELGVEKDYVTFLQQGVAIDYTIIAPSNMAIMAPSIPLMDMPFLFRDLEHWDAVLSSKTLTSLEDELMEKADIKIIGYTGGGVRNLVANKPIKNMEDLAGHKMRVMGAPIQAQVFAAFNASPAAIAYNEVYNAIQTGVISGLENEAAGVENLKFYEVAPYISQTAHTITVRPIVMSGKTFRKLPEDLQAAVLKAGADAATFGRELESTQDGIILKKMADAGQINLIEFEDRDQLLELVVPVQDAYAAELGATELLEAIRATK; the protein is encoded by the coding sequence ATGACATCGTTTAAATCAACCACGAAAATGGTTCTGGGTGCGGTCTGTGCGACGGCGCTGACACTCGGGATGGCAAACGCCGAGGCGATTACGCTGCGCGGTGCAAGCATGTTCGACGAGGATCACACGTTCACCAAAACGTTTCGCAAATTCGAAGAGCTGGTGCAGGAAAATTATGACGGGGAGGTCATTTTCGATCTGCGGCTCAACAGTGAGCTTGGCGTTGAGAAGGACTATGTGACCTTCCTTCAGCAAGGCGTTGCTATCGACTATACGATCATCGCGCCGTCCAACATGGCGATCATGGCACCGTCCATCCCGTTGATGGATATGCCGTTCCTGTTCCGCGATCTGGAGCATTGGGATGCGGTGCTGTCCAGCAAGACGCTTACCTCGCTTGAGGATGAGCTGATGGAAAAAGCTGATATCAAGATCATCGGCTATACTGGTGGTGGCGTGCGCAATCTGGTTGCAAACAAGCCGATCAAAAACATGGAAGACCTTGCCGGCCATAAGATGCGCGTGATGGGTGCCCCGATTCAGGCGCAGGTTTTTGCGGCCTTCAATGCATCCCCTGCGGCGATTGCTTATAACGAGGTTTACAACGCCATTCAAACCGGTGTGATCTCGGGCTTGGAAAATGAGGCGGCGGGTGTTGAGAACCTCAAGTTCTATGAGGTTGCCCCCTATATTTCACAAACAGCGCACACCATCACAGTGCGCCCCATCGTGATGAGCGGCAAAACCTTCCGCAAACTGCCCGAGGATCTGCAAGCGGCTGTGTTGAAAGCCGGTGCGGATGCCGCGACTTTCGGGCGTGAACTGGAAAGCACCCAAGACGGCATCATCTTGAAAAAGATGGCTGATGCAGGGCAGATCAATCTGATCGAATTCGAAGACCGTGACCAGCTTCTTGAACTGGTTGTGCCGGTGCAAGATGCCTATGCGGCCGAACTTGGCGCGACCGAGCTTCTTGAAGCGATCCGCGCAACGAAGTGA
- a CDS encoding TRAP transporter small permease, translating to MIKNMLDGISLVLRVLLGILIAALSVPVAMQVIARYTGIIPVYLWTEELAGFLFVWVVMIGSMLAVWDGTHFDVRVMPDAERPLMRLLQNGLVHVLIMGFGLIFLWYGVEYAKFGTIQHSLMMRANMIITFISVPIAGAFWALFAGYRLFEEVEVYRTTRSVVK from the coding sequence ATGATTAAAAATATGCTGGACGGTATCAGTCTCGTCCTACGCGTTCTTCTGGGCATTTTGATTGCCGCTCTTTCTGTTCCTGTCGCCATGCAAGTTATTGCACGGTACACAGGAATTATTCCCGTCTATCTCTGGACCGAAGAACTTGCCGGTTTCCTGTTTGTTTGGGTCGTAATGATCGGGTCAATGCTTGCCGTTTGGGATGGCACGCATTTTGATGTGCGGGTTATGCCGGATGCGGAACGGCCGTTGATGCGCTTGCTGCAAAACGGTCTGGTTCATGTGCTGATCATGGGCTTTGGCTTGATTTTTCTGTGGTACGGGGTGGAATACGCCAAGTTCGGCACCATCCAGCATTCCCTAATGATGCGCGCCAACATGATTATTACCTTTATCTCTGTACCAATTGCCGGAGCCTTCTGGGCACTGTTTGCCGGCTACCGGCTTTTCGAAGAAGTCGAGGTGTATAGAACAACGCGGAGTGTCGTTAAATGA
- a CDS encoding TRAP transporter large permease, which yields MIVSTGLACGLLVGGFILLVLLRVPVAFALGLATIPVVLMDLRLTPFIVLDRMFQSYNSFILLAVPFFLLAANLMNSGKITDKLIDLARVLTGWMPGGLGHVNVAVSMLFAGISGSSTADAAGCGKILIPAMVREGYDRRFAIAITACSSVMGVIIPPSILMVVWGGVMQTSVGALFLAGAIPGIMIGLALMATVYGYAKVYNYPIIGVPTFRDIIAAFKGSFLAMLTPVFVVGGIVGGIVTPTESAIIAAIYSLLLGMFVYRTVTVRELGQIFYETGRFASISLFAIGTATAFGWLLAFYNVPRLIVAGMTSLEFGYFGTALVIAALFLFFGLFIDAIPTIIILGTVLMPVAAAADIHPIAFAIIGIVALAFGLVTPPYGLCLLISASIGGMNIVHVMKDVMIILLPMLLILLLIIVFPEIALWLPGWLMPQSVQ from the coding sequence ATGATCGTATCAACCGGCCTTGCCTGTGGCCTTTTGGTCGGCGGCTTTATCTTGCTTGTCCTGCTGCGCGTGCCTGTGGCTTTTGCGCTTGGCCTTGCGACCATTCCGGTGGTGCTGATGGATTTGCGGCTCACACCCTTCATCGTGCTGGATCGGATGTTCCAGTCCTATAACTCTTTCATCCTTTTGGCTGTTCCGTTCTTTCTGTTGGCGGCCAACCTGATGAACTCCGGCAAGATCACGGATAAGCTGATCGATCTTGCGCGGGTGCTGACGGGGTGGATGCCGGGCGGATTGGGCCATGTGAATGTGGCCGTTTCCATGCTGTTTGCCGGGATCTCGGGGTCGTCAACCGCGGATGCTGCCGGCTGTGGCAAGATCCTTATTCCGGCGATGGTGCGTGAGGGCTATGACCGACGGTTTGCCATTGCGATCACGGCCTGTTCCTCGGTTATGGGGGTTATCATTCCGCCAAGCATTCTGATGGTTGTCTGGGGCGGGGTGATGCAAACTTCGGTTGGAGCGCTCTTTCTGGCCGGTGCAATTCCGGGGATCATGATCGGGCTTGCTTTGATGGCAACAGTTTACGGTTATGCCAAGGTTTACAACTATCCGATCATCGGGGTGCCGACCTTCCGCGATATCATTGCGGCGTTCAAAGGGTCATTTCTGGCCATGCTGACGCCGGTCTTTGTTGTAGGCGGCATTGTAGGCGGTATCGTTACCCCGACCGAAAGCGCGATCATCGCGGCGATCTATTCCCTGCTGTTGGGCATGTTCGTGTACCGGACAGTCACCGTGCGAGAGCTTGGCCAGATCTTTTATGAGACAGGGCGTTTCGCGTCGATCTCCTTGTTTGCGATCGGGACGGCCACGGCCTTTGGCTGGCTTTTGGCCTTTTACAACGTGCCGCGCCTAATCGTGGCGGGGATGACCAGCCTGGAGTTCGGCTATTTTGGCACGGCGTTGGTTATCGCGGCCCTGTTCTTATTCTTCGGGCTTTTCATCGATGCGATCCCGACGATCATCATTCTGGGCACTGTGTTGATGCCTGTTGCGGCCGCGGCTGATATTCACCCGATTGCCTTTGCGATCATCGGGATCGTGGCCTTGGCCTTTGGGCTGGTGACGCCGCCATATGGGTTGTGTCTTTTGATATCAGCGTCGATTGGCGGCATGAATATCGTGCATGTGATGAAAGACGTCATGATCATTCTGCTGCCGATGTTGTTGATCCTGCTGCTGATTATCGTGTTTCCGGAAATCGCCCTTTGGCTTCCCGGATGGCTGATGCCGCAGTCGGTTCAGTAA
- a CDS encoding Ldh family oxidoreductase — MAGKTYEHISPENARKLATVILAKAKFSEDQASSMIQNMIDAQAQECHSHGLYRLIDCYNAAKSGQINLTAQPVVTDHAPSVVKVDACQGNSLLAFKSGLGLLTQKARANGIAAMAINNSFHYSALWWEVELISDLGLVALAMSPTLPFVAPYGGIKPLLGTNPMAFSWPRPGGDPYTFDFATSASARGEIEIRRRRGETLPPEWAIDSEGNPTTDAERAMSGALLPFGKHKGSAISIMVELLAGPLIGDLLSCQTAPLNSSDTKNITHGELVIVLDPARFGVSFEAAEGLFQDIEAQGARLPSQRRRAAKRRSDKEGLLISSELLVELEQLAKG, encoded by the coding sequence ATGGCAGGAAAAACCTATGAGCATATTTCGCCGGAGAACGCCCGCAAACTGGCGACGGTGATCCTTGCGAAGGCAAAGTTCTCGGAAGATCAAGCATCGAGCATGATCCAGAACATGATCGATGCACAGGCGCAGGAGTGTCATTCCCATGGTTTGTACCGTTTGATTGACTGCTACAATGCGGCCAAATCCGGCCAGATAAACCTTACGGCGCAACCAGTTGTAACGGATCACGCGCCCAGCGTTGTTAAGGTGGATGCATGTCAGGGGAACTCGCTTCTGGCCTTTAAATCAGGCTTGGGGCTGCTTACGCAAAAGGCGCGGGCAAACGGCATTGCCGCGATGGCCATCAACAACTCCTTTCACTATTCGGCACTGTGGTGGGAGGTAGAGCTGATTTCGGATCTGGGTCTTGTTGCCCTTGCGATGTCGCCCACGCTTCCCTTTGTGGCACCCTATGGCGGCATCAAGCCGTTGCTGGGCACCAACCCCATGGCGTTCTCATGGCCCCGCCCTGGGGGCGATCCCTATACGTTTGACTTCGCCACCAGCGCGTCGGCACGCGGCGAGATAGAAATCCGCCGCAGGAGAGGTGAAACCTTGCCACCGGAATGGGCGATCGACAGCGAGGGAAACCCCACGACCGATGCCGAGCGTGCGATGTCCGGTGCCCTGCTGCCCTTCGGCAAGCACAAGGGATCGGCGATCTCGATCATGGTGGAGCTGCTGGCCGGCCCGCTGATCGGCGATTTGCTAAGCTGTCAAACCGCGCCGCTCAACAGTTCCGACACCAAGAACATAACGCATGGGGAGCTTGTGATCGTCTTGGATCCCGCGCGCTTTGGCGTCTCTTTTGAGGCTGCCGAGGGCTTGTTTCAGGACATTGAAGCGCAAGGTGCGCGCTTGCCGTCACAGCGCAGGCGGGCGGCCAAGCGGCGTTCGGACAAAGAGGGGCTTTTGATCTCCAGCGAACTGTTGGTGGAGTTGGAGCAACTGGCAAAAGGTTAG